The following are encoded in a window of Cycloclasticus pugetii PS-1 genomic DNA:
- a CDS encoding BON domain-containing protein, translating into MFFKKAFIVPALLSIVLLSGCAAVAVGTATTGAAVVHDRRTTGTVIDDQTIELKALGVLYGVDNIRINTHVNATCYNGILLLTGEAPTESLRNDIANRLRKIPKVRKVHNEILIAAPSSLVSRSSDGLITSKAKVALFSLNKIKGFDPTRVKIVSENGVVYLLGILKQHEVTPVIETVRRVGGVQRVVKLFEITD; encoded by the coding sequence ATGTTTTTTAAAAAAGCTTTTATAGTACCCGCTTTACTGTCCATCGTTTTATTATCAGGCTGTGCAGCTGTTGCTGTTGGAACCGCCACTACAGGCGCTGCCGTTGTTCATGACAGACGCACCACTGGCACCGTCATTGATGATCAAACCATTGAACTTAAAGCGTTGGGTGTCTTATATGGCGTAGATAATATTCGTATAAACACACACGTTAATGCTACTTGCTATAACGGTATCTTATTGCTAACCGGTGAAGCACCAACAGAAAGCCTGCGCAACGATATTGCAAATAGATTGCGCAAAATACCAAAAGTCCGAAAAGTACATAATGAAATTCTAATCGCTGCGCCAAGTTCCTTAGTCTCTCGTAGCAGTGACGGCCTGATTACCAGCAAAGCTAAAGTTGCTTTATTTAGCCTTAATAAAATAAAAGGGTTTGATCCCACTCGCGTCAAAATTGTTTCTGAAAACGGTGTCGTTTATTTATTAGGTATTCTAAAACAGCACGAAGTAACCCCTGTCATTGAAACAGTTCGGCGGGTAGGCGGTGTTCAACGTGTAGTGAAGTTGTTTGAAATTACTGACTAA
- the rsmI gene encoding 16S rRNA (cytidine(1402)-2'-O)-methyltransferase, whose product MSNDKGILYIVATPIGNLSDISLRALEVLKAVDVIAAEDTRNSKVLLNNYSINTAMTAYHEHNENNKRQFLLEKLSAGESIALISDAGTPLINDPGYSLVEGVKQAGFEVVPVPGACALIAALSASGLATDRFSFEGFLPRTSAARKAIFEIYKGRQGTLVFYESSHRIIKCMDDIFATYDPTHKISIARELTKTYETIATGSVADIYQLLQADSNMQRGEFVVLIEGVNKKQHKKDELSDEDVKTLETLLLECSLKTAVKLAVQLTGQPKKALYKRALEIQADD is encoded by the coding sequence ATGTCAAACGATAAAGGCATACTTTATATTGTAGCCACACCTATTGGGAATTTATCAGATATCAGTTTACGTGCTTTAGAAGTGCTTAAGGCGGTTGATGTGATTGCCGCCGAGGACACGCGTAATAGCAAAGTCTTGTTGAATAACTACTCGATAAACACAGCGATGACGGCCTACCATGAGCATAACGAAAACAATAAGCGTCAGTTTTTATTAGAAAAGTTGAGCGCTGGCGAATCAATCGCGTTGATATCGGATGCGGGCACACCACTTATTAATGACCCAGGTTACTCCTTAGTTGAAGGGGTCAAGCAGGCTGGTTTTGAGGTGGTGCCGGTTCCCGGTGCTTGTGCGTTAATTGCGGCGCTTAGCGCATCTGGATTAGCAACAGATAGGTTTAGTTTCGAAGGCTTCTTGCCGCGAACATCGGCAGCGCGAAAAGCAATTTTTGAGATATATAAGGGTCGTCAAGGTACGCTCGTATTTTATGAATCGAGCCATCGCATTATTAAATGCATGGACGATATATTCGCTACGTATGACCCAACGCATAAGATATCGATTGCCCGTGAATTGACTAAAACATATGAAACAATTGCAACAGGGTCGGTTGCAGATATTTATCAATTACTTCAAGCAGATAGTAATATGCAGCGTGGTGAGTTTGTCGTATTGATAGAAGGCGTCAACAAAAAGCAGCATAAAAAGGATGAGCTGTCCGATGAAGACGTTAAGACCCTAGAAACTTTATTGCTAGAGTGTTCACTAAAAACGGCTGTTAAATTGGCAGTTCAATTGACCGGTCAGCCAAAGAAAGCGCTGTATAAAAGAGCACTTGAAATACAAGCTGATGATTAA
- a CDS encoding DUF1631 family protein gives MSVEKQRVINASVNLLKSYLQKMLVIHLEKSEQQLFDAIDSKKMDAATGDIKVFQKASLYIPSLYIDSVIKNLSSFSASPNPTVGEAFASSVETEDWSGLQLLGTDEIEGQLLIDGYIANCESELVDVLYALARRIEFVSGTDELKASKNPFGPAILLKTYVELLKGESFSKQAHNILCESFSQEVLTNLGDVLGEINEVFVQAGILPTLPKPKIKNTNAAVKRAAQSFTNEKVAHTNHEQAPVTEQPITTAKVSMAEIDPALYTGLVEMAQVYRSQQGDSMVSDGLTVSGQQLPTTELVDTLTHLQKEGAVEGIDIAESVRLKIGERIQVDGQRQPYAEQDDTLIDVVAMFFDVILQDRQLPDTVRAMIAQLQIPILKVAMIDKEFFAKKSHPARKFLNAMSQAGLGVSEKNRQIRSAVFEKMEELVERVLMEFDNDVEIFAELNEEFDVFMEQQQRQIDVIEERSRKVTKSTEQLELTKRQAAYEIALRLNGKSVPEFIQLFLDDAWKDVLVLALLRREREPQETQKCIEVIDRLVVSVVEPADDAARELIIEGLARLLKDIKVGLENISYDFHQSVPFFKELESWHKQLLVMRVGEQDNIPVAEKVVMVEVNEDLCDNLEEDLLQELESKKAQMPNDKFSKLASKIDVGDWVEYTGEDGGVLRAKLSWKSSVTMQCLFVNDCGVKAMDISLDDLAEAFRQKRMTIIGQERAPLVDRVLAGMKSLMTSKSAEPGLA, from the coding sequence ATGTCGGTAGAGAAGCAAAGGGTGATTAATGCATCAGTTAATTTATTGAAAAGTTATTTGCAAAAAATGCTGGTTATCCACTTGGAAAAGAGTGAACAGCAGTTGTTTGATGCGATAGATAGCAAAAAAATGGACGCTGCAACCGGCGATATTAAGGTGTTTCAAAAGGCCTCTTTGTACATTCCTTCGCTATACATTGATAGTGTGATTAAAAACCTTTCTAGTTTTTCAGCGTCGCCTAATCCGACGGTTGGCGAAGCGTTTGCCTCATCAGTTGAAACCGAAGATTGGTCTGGTTTACAGTTATTGGGAACAGACGAAATTGAAGGCCAGTTACTAATCGATGGCTATATTGCTAACTGTGAAAGTGAGTTGGTTGATGTCTTGTATGCGCTAGCTCGTCGCATTGAATTTGTGTCGGGCACAGACGAACTTAAAGCGAGTAAAAACCCATTTGGCCCAGCCATTTTATTGAAGACTTATGTTGAGTTATTGAAAGGCGAGTCGTTTTCAAAACAGGCTCATAACATTTTGTGTGAATCATTTTCACAAGAGGTTCTTACGAATTTAGGTGATGTTTTAGGGGAGATTAATGAGGTGTTTGTTCAAGCAGGCATCCTGCCAACATTACCGAAACCAAAAATCAAAAATACTAATGCAGCCGTTAAGCGGGCAGCACAATCATTTACTAATGAAAAAGTAGCACATACGAACCACGAGCAGGCGCCGGTCACGGAGCAGCCTATCACGACAGCAAAAGTATCGATGGCTGAAATTGACCCTGCGCTATATACGGGCTTGGTTGAAATGGCGCAGGTGTATCGTTCTCAGCAGGGTGATAGCATGGTGTCCGATGGGTTGACAGTGTCTGGACAGCAACTACCGACAACGGAGCTTGTTGATACACTGACTCATCTTCAAAAAGAAGGCGCAGTGGAGGGTATTGATATAGCTGAAAGTGTTCGCCTAAAAATTGGGGAAAGAATTCAAGTTGATGGTCAGCGCCAACCATATGCAGAACAAGATGACACATTAATTGATGTGGTTGCGATGTTTTTTGATGTGATTTTGCAAGATCGTCAATTGCCCGATACGGTTCGGGCGATGATTGCTCAATTGCAAATTCCTATTTTAAAAGTGGCAATGATAGATAAGGAGTTTTTCGCCAAAAAAAGTCACCCAGCAAGAAAATTTCTAAATGCCATGTCACAAGCAGGCTTGGGTGTGAGCGAAAAGAACCGACAAATTAGAAGTGCTGTGTTTGAAAAAATGGAAGAGTTAGTCGAGCGAGTACTGATGGAGTTCGATAATGACGTGGAGATATTTGCTGAACTTAATGAAGAATTTGATGTATTTATGGAGCAGCAGCAGCGTCAAATAGACGTGATAGAGGAACGCTCTCGCAAAGTGACTAAAAGTACCGAACAGCTTGAGTTAACAAAGCGTCAAGCTGCCTATGAAATTGCTTTGCGACTAAATGGTAAGTCAGTGCCTGAGTTCATTCAGTTATTTTTAGACGACGCATGGAAAGACGTGCTTGTATTAGCCTTATTAAGGCGCGAAAGGGAGCCACAAGAAACGCAGAAATGTATTGAGGTAATTGATAGGCTAGTGGTCAGTGTTGTTGAGCCAGCGGATGACGCGGCTAGAGAATTGATTATAGAGGGGCTGGCTAGGTTGTTGAAAGACATTAAAGTTGGACTGGAAAATATCTCATATGATTTTCATCAATCCGTTCCATTTTTTAAAGAGCTGGAGTCCTGGCATAAACAGTTATTGGTTATGAGGGTCGGCGAACAAGACAATATTCCAGTGGCTGAGAAGGTAGTTATGGTTGAGGTTAACGAAGACTTATGTGACAACCTCGAAGAGGATTTATTGCAAGAGCTTGAAAGCAAAAAAGCACAAATGCCAAACGATAAATTCAGCAAGTTGGCATCTAAAATAGATGTTGGTGATTGGGTTGAGTATACGGGGGAAGATGGTGGTGTTTTACGTGCCAAATTGTCTTGGAAAAGTTCGGTTACTATGCAATGTCTTTTTGTGAATGATTGCGGCGTTAAAGCAATGGATATTAGTCTGGATGATTTAGCAGAAGCGTTTAGGCAAAAACGAATGACTATTATTGGTCAAGAAAGGGCGCCGCTAGTAGACAGGGTGTTAGCGGGAATGAAGAGCCTAATGACATCAAAAAGTGCTGAACCTGGCTTGGCATGA
- a CDS encoding penicillin-binding protein activator has translation MSPYKKSLITPFKLVVIAFIVLLLANCSALEPIETPTVEQSNPLAIQAQEALSQQQFSRAAMLFKQLAKNSQAPLKNQYLISAIEAYFNAGDLANADSLIDSLLTRSSQLTSDNKLSLATLLLEQGKAEDAISVLMSVSELNLNNEQRIDLHTLTSSAFFQAGNLIESARERIILDALINEPTSKLNNQLDLVNVLSLLSEHALRALLPTADNNMAGWVDLAIIKKQQVTFIPNSSDVESWKQQYPTHAANGSFLLTMAKQSQENFIAPNKVGVFLPSQGPFSQAAFSVRKGITAAAYSMANKWPLNIHFYDTSSAPVETLYQQAISDGVNIIIGPLDKINLSKIALLPDLPIPVIGLNKNGSHHSPHYVEFSLSPEEDITQILSFAWLKGHQKALILTPQSNSGERLAGHFSSLWQKLGGQVLDVQTYEANQADYSTAIKSLLQIDDSVYRFKQLRQRLNLNIKFEERRRHDADFIFLLASPREGRLIKPQLRFHRAADIAIFSTSKIYEGEQNKGANRDLDDVFFCDMPWLIEPNKQQNGSLNQALKQWPNTRGLHRRLTAFGYDAYQLIPHLEHLKSNHFARLDGKTGILSMNNNVINRQLSCGQFQRGQVKSLGLAPHLERTMNMQSVVPSPQHTEQVNTAPL, from the coding sequence ATGAGTCCATACAAAAAGAGTTTAATTACGCCTTTCAAACTAGTAGTTATAGCGTTTATCGTACTGCTTTTAGCAAATTGTAGCGCTCTTGAACCGATAGAAACGCCCACGGTCGAACAGTCTAACCCATTGGCAATTCAAGCCCAAGAAGCTTTGTCTCAACAACAATTTTCTCGTGCGGCAATGCTGTTCAAACAACTGGCAAAAAACAGTCAGGCCCCTCTCAAAAACCAATATCTAATATCTGCTATTGAGGCCTATTTTAATGCTGGCGACCTAGCAAATGCTGACTCGCTCATTGACTCTTTACTGACACGTTCATCACAGCTTACCAGTGATAATAAACTATCCCTCGCAACACTCTTACTTGAGCAAGGTAAAGCCGAAGACGCTATTAGCGTATTAATGAGCGTAAGTGAGCTTAATTTAAACAACGAACAACGCATTGATCTTCACACACTGACTAGCTCTGCTTTCTTCCAAGCTGGTAATTTAATCGAAAGTGCCCGCGAACGCATTATATTAGATGCACTCATAAATGAGCCCACTAGCAAGCTCAATAATCAATTGGACTTAGTGAATGTTTTATCTTTATTGTCCGAGCACGCTCTACGTGCTTTATTACCAACAGCTGACAACAATATGGCTGGCTGGGTAGACCTTGCCATTATAAAAAAACAACAAGTCACCTTTATTCCAAACAGTTCTGATGTTGAATCGTGGAAACAACAATACCCCACACACGCCGCGAATGGTTCATTTCTTCTAACCATGGCCAAACAGTCCCAAGAAAACTTCATAGCACCCAATAAAGTAGGCGTTTTCCTTCCAAGCCAAGGCCCTTTCTCACAGGCTGCTTTTAGTGTTCGTAAAGGCATCACCGCTGCTGCATACTCCATGGCCAACAAATGGCCGCTGAATATTCATTTTTACGACACCTCATCTGCACCCGTTGAAACGCTTTATCAACAAGCCATAAGCGATGGCGTTAACATCATTATTGGCCCACTGGACAAAATAAACCTTAGTAAAATAGCCTTATTACCTGATTTACCCATCCCTGTTATTGGGCTCAATAAAAATGGTAGTCATCATAGCCCTCATTACGTTGAGTTCTCGTTGTCACCCGAAGAAGATATTACGCAAATACTCAGTTTTGCTTGGCTAAAAGGGCACCAAAAAGCATTAATTTTAACGCCTCAATCAAACAGTGGCGAACGATTAGCCGGTCATTTTTCATCGCTTTGGCAAAAACTTGGTGGACAAGTTCTAGATGTACAAACATACGAAGCTAATCAAGCAGACTACTCCACTGCCATTAAAAGCCTGTTACAAATTGACGACAGTGTTTACCGCTTTAAACAACTTCGTCAGCGCCTTAACCTGAACATCAAATTCGAAGAAAGACGTCGTCACGATGCAGACTTTATCTTTTTATTGGCAAGCCCTCGTGAAGGCCGCTTAATCAAGCCACAATTACGTTTCCACCGCGCTGCCGACATTGCTATTTTTAGTACTTCCAAAATTTACGAGGGTGAGCAAAACAAAGGGGCAAACCGTGATTTAGATGACGTTTTTTTCTGTGACATGCCCTGGCTTATCGAACCTAATAAGCAACAAAATGGCTCTCTCAACCAGGCACTAAAACAATGGCCCAATACTCGTGGGTTACACCGTCGATTAACTGCCTTTGGTTACGATGCGTATCAACTTATTCCACATTTAGAACACTTGAAATCCAACCATTTTGCTCGCCTTGATGGCAAAACCGGTATTCTTTCAATGAATAATAACGTCATTAACAGGCAATTGAGTTGCGGCCAATTCCAGCGCGGTCAAGTCAAATCATTAGGACTGGCACCTCACCTTGAGCGCACGATGAATATGCAATCAGTAGTGCCTTCTCCTCAACACACCGAACAAGTTAATACTGCCCCCCTTTAA
- a CDS encoding universal stress protein, with protein MTTYQHILVALDLSEHSLFVLKKAHELAQQNHAKLSAIHVIEPLVESSHLAFDGTISTDLLPVQDEIEASAKKKLSKLAASIDLAEENQLIQIGRPADTIHQLSKDLPCDLIVVGSHGRRGLSLLLGSTANAVLHGATCDVLAARVND; from the coding sequence ATGACGACTTACCAACATATTTTAGTAGCCCTAGACCTCAGCGAACATTCCTTATTTGTTTTAAAAAAAGCGCACGAGCTTGCTCAACAAAACCACGCCAAATTATCAGCTATTCATGTTATTGAACCCCTTGTAGAGTCCTCACATTTGGCATTTGATGGGACTATCTCAACTGATTTATTACCGGTTCAAGATGAGATTGAAGCGTCAGCAAAAAAGAAACTCAGTAAACTCGCCGCTTCCATCGACCTAGCAGAAGAAAACCAATTAATCCAAATTGGCCGCCCCGCTGATACGATTCATCAGCTCAGCAAAGACCTGCCATGCGACCTTATTGTGGTGGGAAGTCATGGACGACGTGGACTTAGTTTATTACTCGGCTCTACCGCTAATGCCGTCCTACACGGTGCAACCTGTGATGTATTAGCCGCTAGGGTTAATGACTAG
- a CDS encoding phosphoheptose isomerase: MSLQERIYQHFTDSIQTKHDALESLPNSIELAGQAIVQSLLNNGKVLTCGNGGSAGDAQHFSSEMLNRFERERPSLPAIALSTDTSTLTSIANDYSYDEVFSKQIRALGQAGDILLAYTTSGNSKNIVSAISAAHDREMLVIVITGKDGGTIAANDLLQDSDIELRVPSNSTARIQEVHLLITHCLCDLIDFQLFG, translated from the coding sequence ATGAGTTTACAAGAAAGAATCTATCAACACTTTACCGATAGCATTCAAACAAAACACGACGCTTTAGAGTCGCTTCCCAACTCCATTGAATTAGCCGGCCAAGCTATTGTCCAGAGCTTACTTAACAATGGCAAAGTTCTAACCTGCGGTAACGGTGGGTCGGCAGGGGACGCGCAACATTTTTCTTCTGAAATGCTTAATCGTTTTGAACGTGAGCGCCCTAGCCTACCAGCTATTGCACTTAGCACAGACACCTCAACGCTAACCTCCATTGCAAACGATTATTCGTACGACGAGGTGTTTTCTAAGCAAATACGTGCACTGGGGCAAGCGGGCGATATTTTATTAGCCTACACAACAAGCGGAAACTCCAAGAACATCGTATCAGCCATCAGTGCTGCGCATGACCGAGAAATGTTGGTGATCGTCATTACTGGTAAAGATGGCGGCACGATAGCCGCTAATGATTTATTACAAGATAGCGACATTGAATTAAGGGTACCGTCTAACTCAACGGCCCGTATTCAAGAAGTCCATCTTTTAATCACCCATTGTCTTTGTGACCTGATCGACTTTCAATTATTCGGATAA
- a CDS encoding TetR/AcrR family transcriptional regulator — protein MNAQSKEINTRINILDKATPLFAAKGYNGVSMRELSKLVGLSTAAIYHHFPDKHALYFEVLKHSFVDKATAIAGSVSNTGAPLERLESFIERFALMVNDDQNVRALVMWELLDGDEARLKLVAEEVLLEPFKMVLALVQDIAPEADHYMLTVSSIWLVLSHSATRPMCQYLPGWKTSYSDPSVISSHVIQLLKNNINTINTVADERGPNT, from the coding sequence ATGAACGCACAAAGCAAAGAAATAAATACACGCATTAACATACTGGATAAGGCCACACCGTTATTTGCCGCTAAAGGCTATAACGGCGTTTCTATGCGTGAATTATCTAAATTGGTTGGCTTGAGTACCGCCGCAATTTACCATCACTTTCCCGATAAACACGCGCTATATTTTGAAGTGCTGAAACACTCATTTGTTGATAAGGCGACTGCCATAGCAGGCTCTGTTTCAAACACAGGGGCACCGCTAGAGCGACTTGAAAGTTTTATCGAGCGCTTTGCCTTGATGGTTAATGACGATCAAAACGTTAGGGCGTTAGTCATGTGGGAGTTGCTGGATGGGGATGAGGCGAGGTTGAAGTTAGTGGCTGAAGAAGTGCTATTAGAGCCCTTTAAAATGGTTCTAGCCTTGGTTCAGGATATTGCCCCTGAGGCTGACCATTACATGTTAACCGTCTCCAGTATTTGGTTGGTGCTATCGCACTCAGCTACCAGACCTATGTGTCAATACTTACCGGGATGGAAGACATCTTATAGTGACCCAAGTGTTATTTCGTCACACGTTATACAACTATTGAAAAACAATATTAATACCATCAATACAGTGGCCGATGAGAGGGGCCCTAATACATGA
- a CDS encoding FAD-binding oxidoreductase yields MRKKNDDFLQQLTGLYHEKSLFLDPADCWSYGYDNSRRHKEPLAVVFPSSHQQIIDTVLLCNTHNIAITARGSGTGTTGASVPSNGAIILSTEKMDNIISIDPDNRMMIVEPGVTNQAIQQAAAEHGFFWPPDPTSASICTVGGNLAYNSAGPRAVKYGTPRENTLGLTCITGSGETLKTGANTTKSVVGYDLTRLIIGSEGTLAIISQATLKLTPLAESKRTLQATYDSIQAAANAIARIMAQPITPCALEFMDGTAISLVKEDAQLDLPDNAQALLMIEVDGDQFGLDAIADKVAASASVDGLIDIHIAHTAEQVKQLWSARKALSPSLRKVAPKKINEDVVVPVSYIPKLINGLQALSKHYQIPIVNFGHAGNGNIHVNLLVQLEQLDRAKECLAEVFELVIQLNGSLSGEHGIGLEKRDYINLELEATAIGIMKKIKAQFDPKNLLNPDKVFPIDA; encoded by the coding sequence ATGAGAAAAAAAAATGACGACTTTTTACAGCAGTTAACCGGGCTTTATCACGAAAAATCACTTTTCTTAGACCCCGCTGACTGTTGGAGTTACGGCTATGATAACAGCCGACGACACAAAGAACCCCTTGCTGTTGTTTTCCCTAGCTCTCATCAACAAATAATTGATACCGTCCTATTATGTAACACACATAATATAGCCATCACTGCACGTGGCAGCGGAACCGGCACAACAGGTGCTAGCGTACCATCGAATGGTGCAATTATCTTATCCACCGAGAAAATGGATAATATCATCAGCATAGACCCTGATAACCGCATGATGATTGTTGAACCCGGTGTAACTAATCAGGCCATTCAACAAGCGGCGGCAGAACATGGTTTCTTTTGGCCTCCCGACCCAACCAGCGCAAGCATTTGCACCGTTGGTGGAAACCTTGCTTATAACTCAGCTGGCCCACGGGCTGTGAAATACGGCACACCACGCGAGAACACATTAGGGTTAACCTGTATTACCGGCAGTGGAGAAACCTTAAAAACCGGCGCAAACACCACAAAAAGCGTCGTCGGCTACGACTTAACTCGACTCATTATTGGCTCTGAAGGTACCTTAGCCATTATTAGCCAAGCAACCCTAAAACTAACACCTTTGGCTGAAAGCAAACGCACACTTCAAGCTACTTACGATTCTATTCAAGCCGCGGCTAATGCCATTGCACGCATCATGGCACAACCAATCACCCCTTGCGCCTTGGAGTTTATGGATGGAACCGCAATTTCACTGGTTAAAGAAGACGCCCAATTAGATTTACCTGATAATGCACAAGCCTTACTAATGATAGAGGTTGATGGTGATCAATTTGGGCTGGATGCCATTGCAGATAAAGTCGCAGCGAGTGCATCGGTCGATGGCCTCATCGACATTCATATTGCCCATACAGCTGAACAAGTTAAACAGCTTTGGTCTGCTAGAAAAGCCCTTTCTCCATCTCTTCGAAAAGTCGCTCCAAAAAAAATAAATGAAGACGTGGTTGTTCCCGTTAGCTATATTCCTAAGTTAATTAATGGCCTTCAGGCACTATCTAAACATTATCAAATCCCTATTGTTAATTTTGGTCATGCAGGAAATGGAAACATTCATGTTAATCTTCTCGTTCAGCTTGAGCAGCTAGATAGAGCAAAAGAATGTTTAGCCGAGGTATTTGAATTAGTCATACAACTTAATGGCAGCCTATCTGGCGAGCACGGTATCGGGCTTGAAAAACGTGATTATATTAATTTAGAACTAGAAGCCACAGCTATCGGCATTATGAAAAAAATTAAGGCTCAATTTGACCCCAAAAATCTATTAAATCCGGATAAGGTATTTCCAATAGACGCATAA
- a CDS encoding YraN family protein, translating into MDSSNALGQQNEDLALTFLRQKGLVLIQRNYRTRLGEIDLIMKDNDYTVFIEVRYRSSTKFGGALLSVDRRKQAKLIKCAQHYIANTSGQQNFRFDVIAISPSSSQHEIQWVTNAFDEF; encoded by the coding sequence ATGGACTCATCTAATGCTCTTGGTCAACAAAACGAGGACTTAGCACTTACCTTTTTACGTCAAAAAGGTCTTGTTCTTATACAAAGAAACTATCGTACTCGCTTGGGTGAAATTGACTTAATTATGAAAGACAATGACTACACCGTTTTTATTGAGGTTCGTTACCGTTCCTCAACGAAATTTGGCGGCGCTTTACTGTCTGTCGATCGACGCAAACAAGCTAAACTTATAAAGTGTGCTCAACACTACATTGCCAACACATCAGGCCAGCAAAACTTTCGATTTGATGTAATCGCAATTTCACCCTCCTCTAGCCAGCATGAGATACAATGGGTTACCAACGCATTTGATGAGTTCTAA
- the nadC gene encoding carboxylating nicotinate-nucleotide diphosphorylase has translation MLDPKIIDEDVCRFLAEDVGSGDLTALVIPEEKLAKATILTREAMLVCGQAWVNAVFKKLDEKVVIDWQFKEGEQAYAGDTLCYLSGSARALLTGERAALNMLQTLSATASLAKQFAKAVEGTSATVLDTRKTIPGLRLAQKYAVRCGGASNHRVGLYDGMLIKENHIMAAGSIAKAVAAARLSSSLVDVEVEVENLDEVKQALEAKADILLLDNFTLEQLREAVELNKGVAKLEASGNVNLSTIRDIAKTGVDFISVGALTKNIQAVDLSMRVDLEA, from the coding sequence ATGCTCGACCCCAAAATAATAGACGAAGATGTTTGTCGGTTTTTAGCAGAAGATGTTGGTAGTGGTGATTTAACCGCACTGGTCATTCCAGAAGAGAAATTAGCTAAAGCAACTATTCTAACGCGTGAAGCCATGTTGGTATGTGGCCAAGCATGGGTGAATGCGGTTTTTAAAAAGCTGGATGAAAAGGTTGTCATCGATTGGCAGTTTAAAGAAGGCGAGCAGGCATATGCTGGTGATACCTTGTGTTACCTATCAGGCTCTGCACGGGCTTTATTAACAGGAGAACGCGCAGCGTTAAATATGTTGCAGACCTTATCGGCAACAGCGTCACTTGCTAAGCAATTTGCGAAAGCAGTTGAAGGTACGTCAGCGACCGTATTAGATACGCGTAAAACAATCCCTGGCTTACGGTTGGCGCAAAAGTATGCAGTTCGCTGTGGCGGAGCGTCTAATCATAGGGTTGGCTTGTACGATGGTATGTTGATAAAGGAAAATCATATTATGGCGGCTGGTTCAATTGCAAAAGCGGTCGCTGCTGCTCGTCTAAGCAGTTCGCTGGTTGATGTTGAGGTAGAGGTTGAAAACTTAGACGAGGTGAAACAAGCACTTGAAGCGAAAGCGGACATCTTGTTATTAGACAACTTCACTTTAGAGCAATTGCGTGAAGCGGTTGAGCTTAATAAAGGCGTTGCGAAACTAGAGGCGTCGGGTAATGTTAATTTATCGACTATCCGAGATATTGCTAAAACAGGTGTGGATTTTATTTCGGTAGGCGCGTTAACAAAAAATATTCAAGCTGTCGACTTATCAATGCGCGTGGACTTAGAAGCCTAA